DNA from Prionailurus bengalensis isolate Pbe53 chromosome X, Fcat_Pben_1.1_paternal_pri, whole genome shotgun sequence:
CTATTAGGGTTTGTGGTTCTAAAAAGGTCTTGTAGAGGTCATACATGATTCTCATTAAACTTGTATGTAGCtagctgaaattaaaatattctggcTACTATTTTAAGGGTAGGTTTTAAGCTCATCATTGTCCCACTGATCTATTACCACTTGGGAGAATAACCTATGATACTGATGACCATGTAAGTAGTATTTACTTCTAGAATTCCCAATCGATTTATTGCAAGGCTATCAGAACAGTtaggtttatctatttattatccAAAGATTTATCTGAAACCTAGCTCTATTCTTTCAGTACTATCAAGGTTCCTTTATATGTGTGTTGTCAAGGTTTTAGGGGGGGGAGGCATTTTGTTTTGAGCTATGCTACTTTAGACTCTCGATGGCTGTGATGTGGTCTTTGTCAAAACTGAGTTATTCTGATGTCTGTCTGCTTCCTAGGAAACACGAACCCTAGCAGAGATTGCCAAAGTAGAGCTGGACAACATGCCACTTCGTGGAAAGCAGCTGCGTGTGCGCTTTGCCTGCCATAGTGCATCGCTCACGGTCCGAAACCTTCCTCAGTATGTTTCTAACGAACTGCTGGAGGAAGCTTTTTCTGTGTTTGGCCAAGTGGAAAGGGCTGTAGTCATCGTGGATGATAGAGGAAGGCCCTCAGGAAAAGGCATTGTTGAATTCTCAGGGAAGCCAGCTGCTCGGAAAGCTCTGGACAGGTGCAGTGAAGGCTCCTTCCTGTTAACCACGTAAGTAGGGGTTGcttttagaaatagaatttagaTTGCTACTTCTTTCAGTGGTATGGAGAGTTAGCCCCTAGGAACCATGTTCTTATGTTCACTTAAAGACTTTGGATACTACTTCAGCTCTCTAGTAGGGTTTTCAgtgtaaaattaatgaaaatagtaTGAGGATTAAGAAACCttgcaggggagcctgggtggctcagtcagttaagtgcccaactcttgattttggctcaggttacgatctcctggttcatgagatcaagtcccatgtccacgcagagcctgcttgggattctttctcccgttctctgccccttccccctacacattctctttgtctctcaaaataaataaatattaaaaaaaaccttttagtaGGTTGTCATTTAGTCAGCGTTAAATCTCCCTTTACCTTGAAGTCTTAGAACTCcaaaaagttggggcacctgggtggctcagtcggttaagcattcaactttggctcaggtcatgatctcactgcttgtgggtttgagccccgtgtcaggctttgtgctgacagctcagaccctggagccggcttcagattctgtctctgtctttctgcacttcccctgcttgctctctgtctctgtctctctctcaaaaataaaatttaaaaagtaataaaaagagtTCTGAAAAGTTGTTTTGTGCATGCAAAACACATGTGCATGTATTTATTCCAAGTGATTATCTGGTATTCTCTAGATACTGGATATTTAGGCTGTACTTAAGTATCCTATTTACTTTGAACATCTTTGAGGCTATATTCAGAGATCTAAAGCTTGACTCCATCCTTTCAATCCCAGATTCCACATAATGCCATCAAAAGACCTTGGTTACTTGGGGCTTGGTGTAAAAACCCCTTCAGAAATATGTTTAATTGTTCAGTCCTGACCCCTGACTGGTTTGCTGTGCCAGTGACCGGTGTAGAGAGGAAGCCTGGTATAGGGTATAATTTGATTAATGCTGAGCTGCTTGCTTCCAGATTTCCTCGGCCTGTGACTGTGGAGCCCATGGACCAGTTGGATGATGAAGAGGGACTTCCAGAGAAGCTGGTTATAAAGAACCAGCAATTTCATAAGTATGTGGTCCCATCACTTCCGTGTTAGGTGTTTGTCTATTCTTAAGGAAGCTTGTAAAGGGATGTATAAAAGAGGCAGGTCTTTGCTATATGTATTCACTGGCAATGGCCCTCAGGAGGAATGCAGTGCTTAGTTGGGGGAATCTTTGACAGAGTTTTAATAGCCCAGGAACTTTGTCTATAGGGAGCGAGAACAGCCACCCAGATTTGCACAGCCTGGCTCCTTTGAGTATGAGTATGCCATGCGCTGGAAGGCACTCATTGAgatggagaagcagcagcaggaccAAGTGGACCGCAACATCAAGGAAGCTCGTGAGAAGCTGGAGATGGAGATGGAGGCTGCTCGCCATGAGCACCAAGTCATGTTAATGAGACAGGGTGAGTATAGGCCTGTAAGTCTTAAACCTAGAACAAGAACAAAATGGCTTTTTTCAGAAGGGTCTTTGTATCATTCAGTAGAAAAAGGCCTAAACCTCTGCTTttattctctgaaatattttgttgatCTTGGTAGTCAAATGAGCTTGGAGATGTGGCAGAGAATACTGGATTCTATGGAGAAAGAAATCATACGTTTGACTTCATTTTTGGAATCTGGATAGCTCAGATGACCACTCAGGGATTATATATCCCCTTTGCTTTCTGGATCTTTATTTATGGAAAATTATTGGGTCTGTATGAGGAGAATGAAGAATACTCTAAATTAGTCTATTGTTTTTCTAGATTTGATGAGGCGTCAAGAAGAACTCCGGAGGATGGAAGAGCTGCACAACCAAGAGGTGCAAAAACGAAAGCAACTGGAGCTCAGGTAACTAACTCTCAAACCCTTTTTTTCTGATCCCTCTAAAAGGTAATGTCTCATTACTGTTTCCTACCACCGTGCTACCTCATGCATTTGTAAATGTGTTGGCAAATATTTCCTGGCTGCTTCTCAAGTTCTCCCTTTGGATGGGAAATGTTTTGGCTGCCCATGGTTCTAGGAATTATCCAGAGCTGCACTAAAGGTAAAGCAGCTGAGTGCCGATCTCATGAGGCTCCTTTGTGAAAGAACTTGCTTTAGGGCTGGACACATTTACAGTGAATTTTTTGGAAAGCTATGATAGTTTTCAGTAGGCTCTTAATTTCCTTGGCTGAGTCCCTGTTAAGATAATCTGCTCAAGTTCTGGAATGTCTCTGCCTAAATATCTTGGTGACTCTCTGTAGGCAGGAGGAAGAGCGCAGGCGCCGTGAAGAAGAGATGCGGCGGCAGCAGGAAGAAATGATGCGGCGACAGCAGGAAGGATTCAAGGGAACATTCCCTGATGCGGTATATCTCCCGTGTGCCCATGATGTGCCAGGGCAGTCCTGATATGACAGACCCACCAAATGTCCACTTGGACTTTAAAATATTACAGGTTATGAgcagtttttgtattttatgaaacTCCTCTTTTAGAAGAATTCATAGGAAGGAAAGATAAGGTTTGAAGAGGAGTTCTTGTCTCATAGGCAATTTAGGATGAAGAGCTGGGGCCAGTGTATACTGTTTAGACTCAGTGACTGCCCAATGAGAGCTGTCCAGTCCTATAGCAGCCTTGACTAGCTCTCTGGTGTCCTTG
Protein-coding regions in this window:
- the NONO gene encoding non-POU domain-containing octamer-binding protein, which encodes MQSNKTFNLEKQNHTPRKHHQHHHQQHHQQQQQQPPPPPIPANGQQASSQNEGLTIDLKNFRKPGEKTFTQRSRLFVGNLPPDITEEEMRKLFEKYGKAGEVFIHKDKGFGFIRLETRTLAEIAKVELDNMPLRGKQLRVRFACHSASLTVRNLPQYVSNELLEEAFSVFGQVERAVVIVDDRGRPSGKGIVEFSGKPAARKALDRCSEGSFLLTTFPRPVTVEPMDQLDDEEGLPEKLVIKNQQFHKEREQPPRFAQPGSFEYEYAMRWKALIEMEKQQQDQVDRNIKEAREKLEMEMEAARHEHQVMLMRQDLMRRQEELRRMEELHNQEVQKRKQLELRQEEERRRREEEMRRQQEEMMRRQQEGFKGTFPDAREQEIRMGQMAMGGAMGINNRGAMPPAPVPAGTPAPPGPATMMPDGTLGLTPPTTERFGQAATMEGIGAIGGTPPAFNRAAPGAEFAPNKRRRY